A genome region from Flavobacterium sp. CFS9 includes the following:
- a CDS encoding cytochrome-c peroxidase, with protein MLKIKYFLWLLIPLLWSCSNEEEEYVNIPLEFKVPSNFPALAYNIAQNPPTVKGFELGKKLFYDGRLASDGVVSCGFCHIQANAFTHHGHTVSHGVNDAQGTRNTPPIQNLAYQSVFMYDGSADHLDLQPIIPLTSIIEMNGNLNAILKMMKADKEYQKLFGQAFADKEISTENMLKALSQFMVMVTSSNSKFDKYRRKEAGGTLTTDELAGYDLFKSKCASCHATDLQTDNSFRNNGLAVNPAVNDVGRYKVTELASDYYKFKVPSLRNVEVSGPYMHDGRFGTLEGVLDHYVRGIESSPTLDPILKQNGKFGITLSETDKKQIIAFLKTLTDTEYLTDKRFAEF; from the coding sequence AGAATTTAAAGTCCCTTCTAATTTCCCCGCTTTAGCGTACAATATTGCTCAGAATCCTCCAACAGTAAAAGGGTTCGAACTGGGCAAAAAACTTTTCTATGACGGACGTTTAGCGTCAGACGGAGTTGTTTCCTGCGGCTTTTGTCACATACAGGCCAATGCCTTTACACATCACGGACACACGGTTAGTCATGGTGTGAATGATGCTCAGGGAACACGAAATACACCACCAATTCAAAATCTGGCTTACCAGTCTGTGTTTATGTACGACGGTTCCGCAGATCATTTAGACCTGCAGCCTATAATTCCGTTAACGAGTATTATAGAAATGAATGGGAATCTGAATGCTATTCTGAAAATGATGAAAGCCGACAAGGAATACCAAAAGTTATTTGGACAGGCTTTTGCTGACAAAGAAATCTCAACCGAAAACATGCTGAAAGCGCTTTCGCAGTTTATGGTTATGGTTACTTCTTCTAATTCAAAATTTGACAAATACAGACGTAAGGAAGCCGGCGGAACTTTAACTACAGACGAATTGGCAGGATATGATTTATTCAAATCGAAATGTGCTTCCTGCCATGCAACTGATTTACAAACCGACAATTCGTTTCGAAACAATGGCCTGGCTGTGAACCCAGCGGTAAATGATGTCGGGAGATATAAAGTCACCGAACTGGCAAGTGATTATTACAAATTTAAAGTACCCAGTTTACGAAATGTAGAAGTTTCCGGACCTTATATGCACGACGGCCGATTCGGAACTCTGGAAGGCGTTCTGGATCACTATGTAAGAGGTATAGAATCTTCGCCAACGCTGGATCCGATATTAAAACAAAACGGGAAATTTGGAATCACACTTTCCGAAACCGACAAAAAGCAAATCATAGCTTTCCTGAAAACGTTAACCGATACAGAATATTTAACCGATAAACGTTTCGCAGAATTTTAA
- a CDS encoding transporter, producing MKKIIVMFTLLAGLSAFSFTSKDSISAFTFQRMALMEDFDCDACGCSASGGSMGFSSMLNNNFVGLRYFKQSYTSRDGIFANSPWIDENFNTIQAWARIPITEKVQISALIPYHFHERQLTAGTESIAGLGDITVMALYTVFETQKDSTVFTHKVSLGGGVKIPTGKFTEANNAGSVNQSFQLGTGSWDFPLATEYVVKRKNLGLNTTLNYIFKTQNNKNYQYGDQFNYAATFFYLFNTKSIQIVPQAGLAGELYQTNKQHNLNLPNTAGDILFGKFGLEAGKDKFSIGVNAMLPITQNLSNGNMEANYRWSINLNYTL from the coding sequence ATGAAAAAGATAATAGTAATGTTCACCCTTCTAGCTGGTTTATCAGCTTTTAGTTTTACTTCAAAAGATAGTATTTCCGCCTTCACTTTCCAACGTATGGCGTTGATGGAAGATTTTGATTGTGATGCCTGCGGCTGTTCGGCAAGTGGCGGAAGCATGGGATTTAGCTCGATGCTGAACAATAATTTTGTGGGTTTGAGATATTTCAAACAAAGTTATACCAGCCGTGACGGAATCTTTGCAAACTCTCCATGGATTGACGAAAATTTCAACACTATTCAGGCATGGGCACGTATACCGATTACGGAGAAAGTACAGATTTCGGCATTGATTCCGTATCATTTTCATGAAAGACAATTAACTGCCGGAACGGAAAGTATTGCCGGTTTGGGTGATATTACAGTAATGGCTTTGTACACGGTTTTTGAAACTCAAAAAGACAGCACTGTTTTTACGCATAAAGTAAGCTTGGGTGGTGGTGTTAAAATTCCGACCGGAAAATTTACTGAAGCCAATAACGCCGGAAGTGTCAACCAGAGTTTTCAATTGGGAACCGGGAGCTGGGATTTTCCATTGGCCACTGAATATGTAGTAAAACGCAAAAATCTGGGATTAAACACTACTTTAAATTATATCTTTAAAACCCAAAACAACAAAAATTATCAATACGGGGACCAGTTTAATTATGCTGCCACTTTCTTTTACTTGTTTAATACTAAATCAATTCAGATTGTTCCTCAAGCAGGACTGGCAGGTGAACTTTACCAAACCAACAAACAGCATAATCTGAATTTACCGAATACAGCCGGCGACATTTTGTTTGGAAAATTTGGTCTGGAGGCCGGGAAAGATAAGTTTTCGATTGGTGTAAATGCAATGCTGCCAATTACTCAAAACCTTTCCAATGGGAATATGGAGGCCAATTACAGATGGAGTATTAATTTGAATTATACTTTATAA
- a CDS encoding TrmH family RNA methyltransferase — protein sequence MIDLDYLAFLENILTDNRKERFLEVLANRTKHFTVAVEDVFQMHNTSAVMRSCEVFGIQELNIIEQRFGKRIDKEIALGAQKWVDINRFDTVDGCVTSLRNQGYQIIATTPHENDCLIQDFDITKPSALFFGTEKDGLSPEIMEKADGFLKIPMVGFTESLNISVSAAIIIQNLTNRLRNSDIKWQLSDEEIMEKRLLWAKNSIKDIKRIEARYYEDNPR from the coding sequence ATGATTGATTTAGATTACCTCGCTTTCCTTGAAAATATATTAACAGACAACCGCAAAGAACGATTTTTAGAGGTTCTGGCCAATCGTACCAAACATTTTACAGTTGCTGTAGAAGATGTTTTTCAGATGCACAATACAAGTGCCGTAATGCGCAGTTGTGAGGTTTTCGGGATTCAGGAACTTAACATTATTGAACAGCGTTTCGGAAAAAGAATCGATAAAGAAATCGCTTTGGGTGCACAAAAATGGGTTGATATCAATCGTTTTGATACCGTAGACGGCTGTGTAACTTCTTTGCGAAACCAAGGGTATCAAATTATTGCGACAACTCCGCATGAGAACGATTGTTTAATTCAGGATTTCGATATCACAAAACCAAGTGCCTTATTCTTTGGAACTGAAAAAGACGGATTATCTCCTGAAATTATGGAAAAAGCAGATGGTTTTCTTAAAATTCCAATGGTTGGTTTTACAGAAAGTTTAAACATCTCCGTTTCGGCAGCGATCATCATTCAAAATCTGACCAACCGATTGCGAAATTCAGATATCAAATGGCAGTTGTCAGATGAGGAAATCATGGAGAAACGTTTACTTTGGGCAAAAAATTCCATCAAAGATATTAAGCGTATCGAAGCCAGATATTATGAGGATAATCCCCGATAG
- a CDS encoding sulfotransferase family protein encodes MENTTHPLLNWIPYKLIEKENEVYIEWLYLDDKKYIDPFFDETISKCKSHAYNSTSFKIVSTVENLVDWSDELVSADLKSLVFHVSRCGSTMLSQSLATSNENIMVSEAPLIDEILRSHNFGTDKKSELLRSALKFLGQKRFPEQKNLIVKLDAWHIFKAGFLRSLFPELPFALLFRNPGEVLKSHQKMMGMHMVPNLLPPDVFGISATEIGEISFQQYGALVLGKYFQGFLDFYETDQNVVKLNYNDGMKSVIEKFISFINIDYSASELEKMYERLNRHSKNENAIFKGDSFKEEVLEIDLTLVNSLHEKLENILLEDITN; translated from the coding sequence ATGGAAAACACTACTCATCCTTTACTCAATTGGATTCCTTATAAGTTAATCGAAAAAGAGAACGAAGTCTATATCGAATGGCTTTATCTGGACGACAAAAAGTATATCGATCCTTTTTTTGACGAAACCATTTCGAAATGTAAGAGTCATGCTTATAATTCAACATCATTTAAAATTGTTAGTACGGTAGAAAATTTAGTAGACTGGTCAGACGAATTAGTTTCGGCAGATTTAAAATCATTGGTATTTCACGTGTCCCGATGCGGTTCTACAATGCTGAGTCAGTCACTGGCAACTTCGAATGAGAATATTATGGTTTCGGAGGCCCCTCTTATCGATGAAATTTTAAGAAGTCATAATTTTGGGACAGATAAAAAAAGCGAACTTTTACGATCGGCTTTGAAATTCTTAGGTCAAAAAAGATTTCCGGAACAAAAGAATTTAATTGTAAAACTGGATGCCTGGCATATTTTTAAAGCCGGATTTCTGAGATCATTATTTCCCGAACTGCCTTTTGCTTTGTTATTTAGGAATCCGGGTGAAGTTTTAAAATCACATCAAAAAATGATGGGGATGCATATGGTTCCCAATTTATTGCCGCCTGATGTTTTTGGAATCTCTGCTACAGAAATAGGCGAGATCAGTTTTCAGCAATACGGAGCCTTGGTTTTAGGGAAGTATTTTCAGGGTTTTCTGGATTTTTATGAAACAGATCAAAATGTCGTAAAACTCAATTATAACGATGGTATGAAAAGCGTCATCGAAAAGTTTATATCCTTTATTAATATTGATTACAGTGCCAGTGAACTAGAAAAAATGTACGAACGACTCAACCGACACTCTAAAAATGAAAATGCCATTTTTAAAGGCGATTCGTTCAAAGAAGAAGTTCTGGAGATCGATTTGACATTGGTAAACAGTTTGCATGAAAAGCTGGAGAATATTCTTCTGGAGGATATAACAAATTGA
- a CDS encoding aspartyl/asparaginyl beta-hydroxylase domain-containing protein: MNPSSSKLPVSFSIDKLQKDLAICENDLWTPHFNTGDYSGNWTSVSLRSQSGLANDITSFANKGYKNTELLDKCHYFKEVMDWFQCEKEAVRLLRLGPNSEIKEHTDNDTSYEEGFFRIHVPIITNPEVLFYVDQKLVPMKTGECWYANFQLLHSVENKSSEARIHLTLDCVRNEWSDQLFAEMGFDIHYAPKKEPYSDEVKQQIIAELSRNPSAAGAQIIADLQS, encoded by the coding sequence ATGAACCCTTCTTCCAGTAAACTTCCTGTTTCTTTTTCGATAGATAAACTGCAAAAAGATCTTGCAATATGTGAAAATGATTTGTGGACACCTCACTTTAACACAGGTGACTATAGCGGTAATTGGACAAGCGTGTCTTTAAGGTCACAGTCCGGTTTGGCAAACGATATTACTTCATTTGCCAATAAAGGTTACAAGAATACAGAATTGCTGGACAAATGTCATTATTTTAAAGAGGTGATGGATTGGTTTCAATGTGAAAAGGAAGCTGTGCGATTACTTCGATTAGGACCTAACAGCGAAATAAAAGAACATACCGATAACGATACTTCGTATGAAGAAGGTTTTTTTAGAATTCACGTTCCCATAATCACAAATCCTGAGGTACTTTTTTATGTAGACCAAAAATTGGTTCCGATGAAAACAGGGGAGTGCTGGTATGCTAATTTTCAGCTGTTGCATAGCGTAGAAAATAAAAGTTCTGAGGCACGTATCCATCTTACGCTTGATTGTGTGAGAAATGAGTGGTCTGATCAATTGTTTGCTGAAATGGGTTTTGATATTCATTATGCTCCAAAAAAAGAACCCTATTCTGATGAGGTAAAACAGCAGATTATCGCGGAACTCTCCAGAAACCCATCAGCAGCTGGAGCTCAGATTATTGCCGATTTACAATCATAA
- the cysC gene encoding adenylyl-sulfate kinase, translating to MILIQFTGLSGSGKTTLAENVRHLLVEKKYKVEIIDGDVYRKTICKDLGFSKEDRCENVRRLFNVGRNFVIADTIVLMSVINPYENLRNELRNHEFVRTVYLDCSIDNLIERDPKGLYKKALLSDNDPDKIKNFTGISDVFETPLKADLVLKTDSETVPVSTHKLYDFILNSLPDLA from the coding sequence ATGATTTTAATTCAATTTACAGGATTATCGGGTTCGGGTAAAACAACATTAGCTGAAAATGTTCGACATCTTTTAGTAGAAAAAAAGTATAAAGTCGAAATCATTGATGGTGATGTCTATCGGAAAACCATCTGTAAAGATTTGGGATTCTCCAAAGAAGACCGTTGTGAAAATGTCAGACGTCTTTTTAATGTCGGACGAAATTTTGTTATAGCGGACACGATCGTTCTGATGTCAGTTATAAATCCATACGAAAACCTGAGAAACGAATTGCGCAATCATGAATTTGTCAGAACCGTATATTTAGATTGTTCGATCGATAATTTAATTGAAAGAGATCCTAAAGGCTTGTATAAAAAGGCATTGTTATCGGACAATGATCCTGATAAGATAAAGAATTTTACGGGAATAAGCGATGTTTTTGAAACACCTTTAAAAGCAGATTTGGTGCTGAAAACCGATAGCGAAACCGTTCCTGTTTCAACTCATAAACTGTATGATTTTATTTTAAACAGTTTACCTGATTTGGCTTAG
- a CDS encoding NAD-dependent deacetylase, whose amino-acid sequence MKKKLVVLTGAGISAESGIKTFRDSDGLWEGHDVMEVASPEGWRKNQELVLDFYNKRRQQLKEVEPNAGHTILAELERDFDVHIITQNVDNLHERAGSTKVLHLHGELLKVRSTQNRNLILDWTEDLYTGDLDQNGHQLRPHIVWFGEEVPALEEAIDITETADYFAVIGTSLQVYPAAGLISYTPSVTPVFYIDPNPISIPNLRNKVEVIAEVASKGVAALRNRLESGLSF is encoded by the coding sequence ATGAAAAAGAAATTAGTGGTTTTAACCGGAGCCGGAATCAGTGCTGAAAGCGGCATCAAAACTTTTCGCGACAGTGATGGTTTATGGGAAGGTCATGACGTGATGGAAGTTGCCTCTCCTGAAGGCTGGAGAAAAAATCAGGAATTGGTTCTGGACTTTTACAACAAAAGACGCCAACAGCTTAAGGAAGTAGAACCCAATGCAGGACATACTATTCTGGCTGAATTAGAGCGTGATTTTGATGTGCACATCATCACTCAGAATGTAGACAATCTGCACGAACGCGCCGGAAGCACCAAAGTCCTGCATTTGCATGGAGAATTACTAAAGGTACGAAGCACTCAAAATCGCAATTTAATTTTAGACTGGACAGAAGATTTATACACAGGCGATCTGGACCAAAACGGACATCAGCTGCGTCCTCATATTGTATGGTTTGGCGAAGAGGTTCCTGCTCTTGAAGAAGCCATCGACATTACCGAAACAGCCGATTATTTTGCCGTTATCGGAACATCGTTACAGGTATATCCCGCAGCAGGATTAATTTCATACACGCCCTCTGTCACCCCTGTTTTCTATATTGATCCAAATCCAATCAGCATTCCAAACCTCCGTAATAAAGTAGAAGTAATTGCCGAAGTAGCCTCAAAAGGTGTGGCAGCTTTAAGGAATCGTTTAGAATCTGGTCTTAGTTTTTAA
- the purB gene encoding adenylosuccinate lyase, whose translation MTTLNELNAISPIDGRYRNKTLSLAPFFSEEALIKYRVLVEIEYFIALCEVPLPQLSDVNPDLFESLRNIYKNFSTEDALWIKETEKVTNHDVKAVEYFIKDAFEKLGLSQYKEFIHFGLTSQDINNTAIPLSTKEAFEQVYMPSLIALISKLKELSVEWAAIPMLARTHGQPASPTRLGKEILVFVERLEEQMRLLFNIPFAAKFGGATGNYNAHHVAYPQIDWKQFGNKFVETDLGLHHSFPTTQIEHYDHFAAFFDALKRINTIIIDLDRDIWTYVSMDYFKQKIKAGEIGSSAMPHKVNPIDFENSEGNLGIANAIFEHLAAKLPVSRLQRDLTDSTVLRNIGVPMGHTIIAFEASLKGLNKLLLNEAKFAEDLEKNWAVVAEAIQTILRREAYPNPYEALKGLTRTNEAIDKNAIHNFIATLEVTDAVRAELLAITPSNYVGI comes from the coding sequence ATGACTACTTTAAACGAATTGAATGCTATATCTCCAATTGACGGAAGGTATAGAAATAAAACCCTTTCATTAGCACCATTTTTCTCTGAAGAAGCTTTAATCAAATACCGCGTACTGGTTGAAATTGAATATTTCATCGCTTTATGCGAAGTCCCTTTGCCACAGCTTTCAGACGTAAATCCTGATCTATTTGAAAGTTTAAGAAACATCTATAAAAATTTCTCTACTGAAGATGCTCTTTGGATTAAGGAAACCGAAAAAGTAACCAATCACGACGTAAAAGCCGTAGAATACTTTATCAAAGATGCTTTCGAAAAACTGGGTTTATCTCAATACAAAGAATTCATTCACTTCGGATTAACTTCTCAGGATATTAACAACACTGCTATTCCGCTTTCAACAAAAGAAGCGTTTGAACAGGTTTATATGCCTTCGTTAATTGCTTTAATTTCTAAATTGAAAGAACTAAGCGTAGAATGGGCAGCTATTCCAATGTTGGCACGCACGCACGGACAGCCAGCTTCGCCTACTCGTTTAGGAAAAGAAATTTTAGTTTTTGTAGAACGTTTAGAAGAGCAGATGCGTTTGTTATTTAATATTCCGTTTGCTGCTAAATTTGGCGGTGCAACCGGAAATTACAACGCACATCACGTAGCTTACCCACAAATCGACTGGAAACAGTTTGGTAATAAATTTGTAGAAACGGATCTTGGCTTACACCATTCCTTCCCTACCACTCAAATCGAACATTATGATCATTTTGCTGCATTTTTTGATGCTTTAAAAAGAATCAATACGATCATCATCGATTTAGATCGTGATATCTGGACGTACGTTTCGATGGATTATTTCAAACAAAAAATCAAAGCGGGAGAAATTGGTTCCTCTGCTATGCCACATAAAGTAAACCCTATTGATTTCGAAAATTCAGAAGGAAACTTAGGAATCGCCAATGCTATTTTTGAACATTTAGCCGCTAAATTACCGGTTTCAAGATTACAGCGTGATTTAACAGACAGTACTGTTTTACGTAACATCGGAGTTCCAATGGGACACACCATTATTGCTTTTGAAGCTTCTTTAAAAGGTTTAAACAAACTATTGCTGAATGAAGCTAAATTTGCTGAAGATTTAGAGAAAAACTGGGCTGTTGTAGCCGAAGCAATCCAAACAATCCTTCGTCGTGAGGCTTATCCAAATCCGTATGAAGCTTTGAAAGGTTTGACCAGAACAAATGAAGCAATTGACAAAAACGCTATTCATAATTTTATTGCAACTTTAGAGGTTACTGATGCTGTCAGAGCTGAATTATTAGCCATTACCCCTAGTAATTATGTGGGTATTTAA
- a CDS encoding cation:proton antiporter, which yields MIALNAATASTHHLQPLISDLGLILLTAGIAVLLFRLIKQPLVLGYLIAGFLAGNHFDFFPTITEMKSVEVWAEIGVIVLLFSLGLEFSFKKLMKVGGTASITAITQIITMVVMGYMVGRWMGWEQMDSIFLGVILSISSTTIILKTFDELGVKAQKFAGIVIGSLIVQDLVAILMMVLLSTIAVSQQFSGSELMMSVLKLIFFLTVWFLGGIFFIPTLLKKAKHLLTDEMLLIISLALCLTMVSFAANVGFSPALGAFIMGSIIAETTQAEHIEHLIKPVKDLFGAIFFVSVGMLIDPKMLYTHALPVAILTFVTIIGQSVSSTIGALLAGQPLKQSVQTGMSLSQIGEFSFIIATLGMTLNVTSSFLYPVVVAVSAITTFTTPFMVKYAVPFSDFLERKLPKRWVKNINRYSVNAQAIKSVSVWQKVLNAYIIQVVLHTIIITAIILLSVKFVAPLVAETRFGNTLAALITLVIIAPFLWALSLRRVAVEEVDSLWEERKYRGAILMLILIRMSLGLFLIGFLLNIFFSPLVAFIALVIAIVVYQIFPKKLNEQYHKIESHFLKNLNDRENKKIDRRYANLMPWDGHMSFFDIGTESNLVGKTLEELRIRESMGINIAYIKRGDITIPIPTKNERLFPGDEICVIGTDAQVTEFNKYLNQNEIEAPAKVEETDIVLRQFEVSQEDFVQKSISQFRSKTNGMVVGIERNGNRVLNPESSLILEKNDILWVVGDKKKMAELVKS from the coding sequence ATGATCGCATTAAACGCCGCCACCGCATCTACCCACCACTTACAACCTCTAATTAGCGACTTAGGTCTCATCCTTCTGACTGCAGGGATTGCTGTTCTGTTATTTAGATTAATCAAGCAGCCTCTGGTTTTAGGATATCTAATTGCCGGTTTTCTGGCCGGGAATCACTTTGATTTCTTTCCTACCATTACCGAAATGAAAAGTGTTGAAGTCTGGGCAGAAATTGGTGTAATCGTTCTACTATTTAGCCTGGGTCTTGAATTTAGTTTTAAAAAGCTGATGAAAGTTGGAGGAACCGCTTCTATAACAGCTATTACTCAAATTATAACCATGGTCGTCATGGGTTACATGGTCGGTCGCTGGATGGGCTGGGAACAAATGGACAGTATCTTCTTAGGTGTCATCCTCTCTATTTCTTCGACGACTATTATCCTTAAAACCTTTGACGAACTGGGTGTAAAAGCTCAAAAATTCGCCGGAATTGTAATTGGGTCTTTAATTGTGCAGGACCTTGTGGCTATTTTGATGATGGTGTTACTTTCTACCATTGCAGTAAGTCAGCAATTTTCAGGAAGCGAACTGATGATGTCTGTGCTAAAACTGATTTTCTTCCTGACAGTCTGGTTTCTGGGCGGAATCTTTTTTATCCCAACCTTACTTAAAAAAGCCAAGCATTTATTAACAGACGAAATGTTGCTGATTATTTCGCTTGCCCTTTGTTTAACAATGGTAAGTTTTGCCGCAAATGTTGGTTTCTCACCTGCTTTAGGTGCTTTTATCATGGGATCTATCATTGCCGAAACTACTCAGGCTGAACACATCGAACATCTTATAAAACCTGTAAAAGATTTATTTGGAGCTATTTTCTTTGTATCAGTGGGAATGCTTATCGACCCTAAAATGTTATACACACATGCACTGCCGGTCGCTATTTTAACTTTTGTGACAATCATTGGCCAGTCTGTCAGTTCGACTATTGGTGCATTACTGGCCGGACAACCTTTAAAACAATCTGTACAAACAGGGATGAGTTTATCTCAAATCGGGGAATTCTCTTTTATCATTGCTACACTGGGAATGACACTCAATGTAACCAGCTCCTTTTTATATCCCGTAGTTGTTGCCGTTTCGGCCATTACAACTTTTACAACACCCTTCATGGTAAAATATGCCGTACCATTTTCTGATTTTCTGGAACGAAAACTTCCTAAAAGATGGGTTAAAAACATCAATCGTTACAGTGTCAATGCACAGGCTATAAAATCAGTAAGTGTTTGGCAAAAAGTACTTAATGCTTATATCATACAAGTCGTTCTGCATACTATTATTATTACCGCTATTATTTTATTATCTGTAAAATTTGTTGCGCCTTTAGTTGCTGAAACAAGATTTGGAAATACATTGGCGGCACTAATCACTCTGGTAATTATTGCGCCGTTCTTATGGGCACTCTCTCTTCGCAGAGTTGCAGTAGAAGAAGTAGATTCTTTATGGGAAGAACGTAAATACCGTGGTGCAATATTGATGCTGATTCTGATTAGAATGAGTCTCGGATTGTTCTTAATCGGATTTTTACTAAACATCTTCTTCTCTCCTTTAGTTGCCTTTATTGCTTTGGTTATTGCCATCGTGGTCTATCAGATATTCCCTAAAAAACTAAACGAGCAATACCATAAAATTGAAAGTCACTTTCTTAAAAATTTAAATGATCGTGAAAACAAAAAAATCGACAGGCGTTACGCTAATTTAATGCCGTGGGACGGTCACATGTCTTTTTTTGATATTGGAACAGAATCTAATTTAGTGGGCAAAACTTTAGAAGAACTGCGCATTCGTGAATCAATGGGAATTAATATTGCTTACATCAAAAGAGGAGATATTACGATTCCAATTCCAACTAAAAATGAACGTCTGTTCCCGGGTGATGAAATTTGTGTTATTGGTACCGATGCTCAGGTGACTGAATTTAATAAATACCTCAATCAAAATGAAATCGAGGCTCCGGCAAAAGTAGAAGAAACGGATATTGTTTTACGTCAATTCGAAGTTTCTCAGGAAGATTTTGTGCAAAAAAGTATTAGTCAGTTCCGATCAAAAACCAATGGCATGGTGGTTGGAATTGAGCGAAATGGAAATAGGGTTCTGAATCCGGAATCAAGCTTAATCTTAGAAAAAAATGATATCCTTTGGGTTGTAGGAGATAAAAAGAAAATGGCCGAATTGGTCAAAAGTTAG
- a CDS encoding chitinase, whose protein sequence is MIKKYNTNCKGNVIKKQTLLMKYTPLVFLPVLFCFSSVLFSCSHDDLEKKKDPTTENPKPDEGPQNPDTPGTPGNNAGVKDLISKQQFLELFPYRYGAEQSNNWIVNPSKDFYTYDALMKAVDLMADLKVVIERKGWFQKITRTKKSTNETKVIREDADFSASWNNNVVVRQEVDYADFISIGSLEVRKRELAAFLANISHETTGGWSTAPGGAYSWGLHFREEVGYDENSTTGYREENNVDYPPVAKKSYHGRGPIQLSWNYNYGQISEFLYADKNVLLKNPENVVKDAALAFQTAIWFWMTPQAPKPSCHAVMAGLWLPTQQDINEGRKPGFGATINIINGALECNKADNDKTQSRRGFYQRYLTVLNTSDPNCECQCDKMQPFK, encoded by the coding sequence ATGATTAAAAAATACAATACGAATTGTAAAGGCAATGTTATAAAAAAACAAACCTTATTAATGAAGTATACGCCACTTGTCTTTTTACCTGTTTTATTTTGTTTTTCTTCTGTGCTGTTTTCTTGTAGTCATGATGATTTGGAAAAGAAGAAGGATCCCACGACAGAAAATCCTAAACCTGATGAAGGACCTCAGAATCCGGATACTCCAGGTACCCCGGGGAATAATGCAGGTGTTAAAGATCTTATAAGCAAACAGCAATTTCTGGAGTTGTTTCCTTATCGTTATGGAGCAGAGCAGAGCAATAACTGGATAGTGAACCCTTCAAAAGATTTTTATACCTACGATGCACTGATGAAAGCAGTTGATCTTATGGCAGACCTAAAGGTTGTTATCGAAAGAAAAGGATGGTTTCAGAAAATAACCCGTACTAAAAAATCGACTAACGAGACCAAAGTGATTAGAGAAGATGCTGATTTCAGTGCTTCCTGGAACAACAATGTAGTTGTTAGACAAGAAGTTGATTATGCAGATTTTATAAGCATTGGTTCTTTGGAAGTACGAAAAAGAGAACTGGCCGCTTTTCTTGCTAATATATCTCATGAAACTACGGGTGGCTGGTCAACGGCACCGGGAGGAGCCTATTCATGGGGCTTACACTTTCGTGAAGAGGTAGGATATGACGAAAATAGTACAACTGGTTACAGAGAGGAGAATAATGTGGATTATCCCCCAGTAGCAAAGAAATCCTACCACGGTAGGGGGCCTATACAGTTGAGTTGGAATTATAATTATGGACAGATCAGTGAATTTTTATATGCAGATAAAAACGTACTGCTTAAAAATCCTGAAAATGTAGTCAAAGATGCGGCTTTGGCGTTCCAGACTGCCATATGGTTTTGGATGACACCACAGGCTCCTAAACCTTCGTGTCATGCTGTAATGGCTGGTCTGTGGCTGCCTACCCAGCAGGATATTAATGAGGGACGTAAACCTGGTTTTGGAGCGACGATTAATATTATCAATGGTGCTTTAGAATGTAATAAAGCAGATAATGATAAAACACAATCAAGAAGAGGTTTTTATCAAAGATATTTAACTGTTCTCAACACCAGTGACCCTAATTGCGAATGTCAATGCGATAAAATGCAACCGTTTAAATAA